GCCCGAAGTCAAGGACAAGGCCGACAAGAAAAAAGTGGCCCTCAAGTCTGAATTGCAGAAAAACGCATCCCGGAACGAAGTTCCGGCACCCGATCCCAATCCGGAGGACGATCCCAAGGCCGTCGCAGCCGCTTTGCCGACACCTTTACGAGGCGGAAAGATTGCCGAACTCTACCAAGGACTCGCCAATGCCAGCGGAGGCGCCTATTACGATGCCATCACGCGGCCCTTGCTCGACGTCCTCGACGAACTCCTGCAGCAACAATTAGTGAAAGGCGCCGATGTCGCCTTTGTCATTGACCATACAAGCAGCATGGAAGACGACATCGACAACATTCGCCTCGACATCCAAAAGCTGATTTCCAGGTTTGACGCAGCCGGCGACGTGCGCGTCGGGATTGTTTCCTTCTCGGACGTAAAAAGTGGCTTGAAATCCGGTTATGGCTCCACGGGGCTCAATGCGGATTATTCAGGACTGTCTGACTTTTTGGGTAAAATCGAATTGATCGGCAGCATCGAGGACATCTATGGCGCGATCTGGAAAACGGTCGACGAATTCAAATGGCAGTCCAAAACCAAACGACTGATCGTGCTCATCAGCGACGACAAACCAGCCTCCTCCAAAGACAGCAATTATTCCGAAGAGGATGTCATTGCCAAATGCGCCCTCGCGGCTGTCAACACCAATGTTTATCCCGTGCTTGTGGATAAATATTCCCCTGTCCAGCACTAACCTGCGCACCACCTCGGACGTAGAATTCTGCACGGAATTAAATGTTTTGCGTATGAAATCTGGAATCACCTTTGCGGTCTTGCTCGGCCTCGTTGCGTGTATCGCGGGCGCGGTACTCAAAACAATGCATTTTTCATCTGCGAATGGACTTCTGCTCGGAGGCGCATTTCTAGCGGTGCTTGCATCCGTCTTTTGGGTGTTACATCAAACACCCAAACAACCTGAATAGCGCTATTTCGCAGGATTTCCGGCAAGATCCGATCGAATGGCATCCAGCACTTTTGCTGGAACAAGTTCCCTCATGCACTTGAAATGCCCCTTGGGGCATTTTTCATA
This DNA window, taken from Bacteroidota bacterium, encodes the following:
- a CDS encoding VWA domain-containing protein, with product MKKWSFLAVFVCLGIIARGGNVPEVKDKADKKKVALKSELQKNASRNEVPAPDPNPEDDPKAVAAALPTPLRGGKIAELYQGLANASGGAYYDAITRPLLDVLDELLQQQLVKGADVAFVIDHTSSMEDDIDNIRLDIQKLISRFDAAGDVRVGIVSFSDVKSGLKSGYGSTGLNADYSGLSDFLGKIELIGSIEDIYGAIWKTVDEFKWQSKTKRLIVLISDDKPASSKDSNYSEEDVIAKCALAAVNTNVYPVLVDKYSPVQH